The genomic window GGCGCGCCGATGATCGGCCTGAACGATTCCGGCGGGGCGCGGATCCAGGAAGGTGTGGCGTCGCTCGGCGGCTACGCCGACATCTTCCTGCGCAACACCCTCGCCTCGGGCGTGGTGCCGCAGATCTCGGCGATCCTCGGGCCCTGCGCCGGCGGCGCGGTGTACTCGCCTGCGATCACCGATTTCGTGCACATGGTGCGCGGCGTCGGCTACATGTTCGTGACCGGCCCGAACGTCGTGAAGACGGTCACCCACGAGGAAGTGACGTTCGATGATCTCGGCGGCGCCGATGTGCATGCCGAAACCTCGGGTGTGGCGCACTTCGTCCACGCGACCGAACCGGAGTGCCTGCAGGCGATCCGCACCCTGCTCGGCTTTCTCCCCTCGAACAACATCGACGAACCGCCCATCGTCCCGACCAGTGATCCGGTTGATCGGCGGGAGGAGCGGCTGCTCGAGGTGATCCCGGACCTCGCGGCCAAGCCGTACGACATGCACGAGGTCCTCGGCGCCGTGGTCGACGACGGGATTTTCCATGAAGTGATGCCGGCCTTCGCGGGAAACATCCTCACCGGTTTCGCGCGACTTGGCGGGCGGTCGGTCGGCATCGTCGCCAACCAGCCCGCGGTGCTGGCCGGGGTGCTGGACATCAACGCCTCCGTCAAGGCGGCGCGCTTCATCCGTTTCTGTGATGCCTTCAACATTCCACTCGTCACCTTTGTCGACGTGCCGGGATTCCTTCCCGGGGTCGCCCAGGAGCACGGCGGCATCATCCGGCACGGGGCCAAGCTGCTGTATGCATATTGTGAGGCGACCGTCCCGAAGTTGACGGTGATCACCCGCAAGGCGTATGGTGGGGCGTACGATGTGATGAGCTCGAAGCACATTCGGGGCGACGTCAACCTTGCCTGGCCGACCGCGGAGATCGCCGTGATGGGGCCCAAGGGAGCGGTCGAGATCCTCTACAAGCACGAGATTGCACAGGCCGCCGATCCGGCCGCCGAGGCGGCCGCCAAGACCGACGCCTACACGCAGGCCTTCGCCACGCCGTACCAGGCGGCGGCGCGCGGCTACATTGATGACGTGATCGATCCGCGGGACACCCGTCCGCGACTGATCGACGCCCTGCAGACCCTCGAAACGAAGCGCGACCGGAATCCACCGAAGAAGCACGGATGCATTCCTCTCTGATCCCCCGCCGGGCGCACCGCGCCGCACTCGCCCTGGGCCTCCTGGCCTGGGCGCCGGGGCTCCGCGCGCAGACCACCGCCGTCGGTGGGAGCGGCGCAACGGGCAGTTCCGCCGTGCAACGGGCCGAAGCGTTGCTGCGCGACGGGCGCCGGATCGATGCCAAGATGTTCCTCGGTCAACACCTCGCGCTCGAGCCGAACGATGGCCGCGCCTGGTTTGCCCTGGGTCGAATTCATCTCGGCGACGCCCAGCGCTGGCATCGCGAGGGACACGTCGCCGCCGGGGTCGGCATTCCCGTGGCCGAGTTTGCCTCGTCCGCGTTCGACCAGGCGCACCGGTTGCTGGCCGACTCGGCGAGTGTCTACCTCGTGCTTGCCGTGGTGGAGCAGGCCACGCTGCGCATCGAGCGGCTCGGCTGGACCGCTGCGGTCGCGGAACCGATGGCGGCCGAGGAGCTGCCGCTTCCCCCGGTGCTCAACGAACTCGGCCGCAATCTGATGGGATCGTGTCCGCGGGGCGGCGTGCTGGTGACCGGCTCCCTCGTGGAAACCGCATCGGTATGGGGGGCGCGTTTCCTCGACGACGAGCGGGCCGACCTGATTCTGATTCGCCCCGATCTCTATGCCTTCGATTCGCTCTACCGCGGTCGGATGGCGACGGAGATCGGTGCCGATGCATCGGCGGACCTTCCCGCGGCGTTGGTAGCGGCGAGTGCCAAGCGACCGGTCTGCCTCACACCGACCGTTGATTCGATCACGACGACGGCGCTCAGCTGGCATCCGTTGCGGTTGGTGCTCGCGGCCGGCACGATCGCGAACGGCGAGGCCCCGATGCAAATGAGCGTGCACCAGCTTGCGCGCACGGGCATCGCCGGCTCGGTCTGGAGCGAGGCGGTGCGCGATGTCTATGAACTCGCCGCACGTCGCAACCGCACCCTCTGCGAGTCGCTCTTCAATCGACCTGACGCACACGGGCTCCCGGCAATCACGGCCTGTCCCCGATGACCTCCCGTCCCATCCGACGCGTCCTGGTGGCCAACCGGGGCGAGATTGCCCTGCGCATCATCCGCGCCTGTCATGACGAGGGGCTCGAGGCCGTCGCGGTCTATTCCGATGCCGATCGCCACGCCCCCTTTGTGCGAGCGGCCGACGTCGCCGTCCGCCTCGGCCCAGCGCGTGCGGCCGCCAGCTACCTGAACGCCGCCCTGATCCTCGACGCCGCGCAGTCGAGTGGCGCCGACGCGATCCATCCCGGCTACGGCTTCTTCTCGGAACGCGCGCCGTTCGCGCGGGCCGTCGAGGAGGCGGGGCTCGTCTGGGTCGGGCCGCCGTCCACCGCGATCGAGGCGATGGGCGACAAGACGGCCGCCCGGCGACTGATGCAGGCTGCGGGTGTGCCCATCGTTCCCGGGGCGGTGGCGGCGCTCGACAACCCCGCCGACGCGCTCGCGATGGCGGAGCAGATCGGCTATCCGGTGTTGGTCAAGGCGGCCGCCGGCGGGGGCGGGAAGGGGATGCGCGTGGTGACGACCGAGGCGGCCCTCCCCGGCGCGCTGACGTCGGCCGCGAGTGAAGCGCTCAAGGCGTTCGGCGACGGCAGCGTCTACCTCGAGAAGTACGTGGAACGACCCCGCCACGTCGAGATCCAGGTGCTCGCCGACCACGTGCGCACCGTCCACGTTGGCGAGCGCGAATGCTCGGTGCAACGCCGCCACCAGAAGCTCCTCGAAGAAGCGCCCTCCGTGGCCGTCACCCCCGCGCTGCGCGACGCGATGGGCGCCGCGGCCGTCGCCGCCGCGGCGGCGGTCGGCTATCGCGGCGCGGGGACCTGCGAGTTCCTGCTGGCGGCCGACGGCTCGTTCTACTTCCTCGAGATGAACACGCGCATCCAGGTCGAGCATCCGGTCACCGAGGAGGTCTACGGCGTCGACCTCGTGCGTGAACAGCTTCGGATTGCGCGCGGCCTGCCGATGTCGTTGCCGGAGGGTCCGCTGGTGCCGCGCGGCTGGGCCATTGAATGCCGCATCACCTCCGAGGATCCGACCAACCAGTTGCTGCCGAGCGCGGGCCGGATCAGCTGGATGCGGGCGCCATCCGGCCCGGGCGTGCGGTGGGAGAGCGGCGT from Gemmatimonadota bacterium includes these protein-coding regions:
- a CDS encoding acyl-CoA carboxylase subunit beta, encoding MPDNPSRLEDLRHRQTLAEQGGGAARIAQQHKKGKLTARERLDLLLDAGSFVELDRFVTHRTTDFGMAEDRPLGDGVVTGWGRIDGRLVYLFSQDFTVFGGSLSETHAAKICKVMDLAVRNGAPMIGLNDSGGARIQEGVASLGGYADIFLRNTLASGVVPQISAILGPCAGGAVYSPAITDFVHMVRGVGYMFVTGPNVVKTVTHEEVTFDDLGGADVHAETSGVAHFVHATEPECLQAIRTLLGFLPSNNIDEPPIVPTSDPVDRREERLLEVIPDLAAKPYDMHEVLGAVVDDGIFHEVMPAFAGNILTGFARLGGRSVGIVANQPAVLAGVLDINASVKAARFIRFCDAFNIPLVTFVDVPGFLPGVAQEHGGIIRHGAKLLYAYCEATVPKLTVITRKAYGGAYDVMSSKHIRGDVNLAWPTAEIAVMGPKGAVEILYKHEIAQAADPAAEAAAKTDAYTQAFATPYQAAARGYIDDVIDPRDTRPRLIDALQTLETKRDRNPPKKHGCIPL
- a CDS encoding acetyl-CoA carboxylase biotin carboxylase subunit; the encoded protein is MTSRPIRRVLVANRGEIALRIIRACHDEGLEAVAVYSDADRHAPFVRAADVAVRLGPARAAASYLNAALILDAAQSSGADAIHPGYGFFSERAPFARAVEEAGLVWVGPPSTAIEAMGDKTAARRLMQAAGVPIVPGAVAALDNPADALAMAEQIGYPVLVKAAAGGGGKGMRVVTTEAALPGALTSAASEALKAFGDGSVYLEKYVERPRHVEIQVLADHVRTVHVGERECSVQRRHQKLLEEAPSVAVTPALRDAMGAAAVAAAAAVGYRGAGTCEFLLAADGSFYFLEMNTRIQVEHPVTEEVYGVDLVREQLRIARGLPMSLPEGPLVPRGWAIECRITSEDPTNQLLPSAGRISWMRAPSGPGVRWESGVEAGSEVTLHYDSMLAKLIVHAPTRPMAIEAMRRALDELVIVGVATNAAFHRRLLADPDFVSGNIDIQFLERRPDLLTAPESDAEVRRLAVAVALLEEQRRQRRKPATHDGAAMPASSGSAWRRAARRDGLR